One segment of Sphingomonas qomolangmaensis DNA contains the following:
- a CDS encoding 3-keto-disaccharide hydrolase, producing MASLLLMAGSMAADAQEPASNTLTAAEREAGWTLLFDGRDLSAWRSFAGGDAPPTWRVRDGAIMLVKDDGRMSGTDLVTAKSYGAFELTLDWKVAKGGNSGVLYLARNIPQTRQVYETGIEMQVLDDAGHADGKIPSHRAGALYDMTVPPPGTARPAGSWNHARLLVEPGRIRQWLNGVMTADVSYGDDAWAKRVTGSKFAKMPYFGTFPSGVIALQDHGEPVAFRNIKLRPIGASAVVETQ from the coding sequence GTGGCCAGCCTGCTCCTGATGGCGGGCAGCATGGCGGCGGATGCGCAGGAACCGGCGAGCAACACGCTGACCGCGGCCGAGCGCGAGGCGGGCTGGACGCTCCTCTTCGACGGTCGCGACCTGTCGGCCTGGCGGTCCTTTGCCGGCGGCGACGCGCCGCCGACATGGCGCGTGCGCGATGGCGCGATCATGCTCGTCAAGGACGACGGCCGGATGAGCGGGACCGACCTCGTCACTGCAAAGAGCTACGGCGCGTTCGAACTCACGCTCGACTGGAAGGTGGCGAAGGGCGGTAATAGCGGCGTGCTCTATCTGGCGCGCAACATCCCCCAGACGCGGCAGGTGTATGAAACCGGGATCGAGATGCAGGTGCTCGACGATGCGGGGCATGCCGATGGCAAAATCCCGTCGCACCGCGCGGGCGCGCTCTACGACATGACGGTGCCGCCCCCCGGCACCGCGCGTCCGGCAGGCAGCTGGAACCACGCCCGGCTTCTCGTCGAGCCGGGACGCATCCGGCAATGGCTCAACGGCGTCATGACCGCCGACGTCTCCTATGGCGATGATGCGTGGGCAAAGCGCGTGACGGGATCGAAGTTTGCCAAGATGCCGTATTTCGGCACCTTCCCCAGCGGCGTCATCGCGCTGCAGGATCATGGCGAGCCGGTCGCGTTCAGGAACATCAAGCTGCGCCCGATCGGCGCGAGCGCAGTGGTCGAAACGCAATGA
- a CDS encoding GMC family oxidoreductase, which translates to MSLDPASAPADVIIVGSGAAGGIAAYSLTKAGLRCLMLEAGRDYDPQQEVNMLAPESDAPLRGSATPDKPFGYFDATVDGGWEVDGEPYTSTKGSGFRWWRPRMLGGRTNHWGRHVPRWGAYDFKPFSRDGLGVDWPIGYDDVAPFYDRVEKMIGVNGGPIGLENHPDSPADCLMPPPAPRVPELLLKATAESMGIPVRAAHTAVLTRDMPDAVAPRSACFNATPCTRGCTIGAMFQTTTSFLPMAKATGRLTVVTDAMVSRVLTNQAGRATGVEYVDRKTGVRHQVSARAVVLAGGTGETTRLLLNSGEAGRGLANSSGELGRNLTDSTGASFSAFIPGLADRPRYNEDGIGGQHVYIPFWLYEKQKRGELDFARGYHFEVWGRFGVPSANVLPRAWGADLKKAVRSASGATIGLSLRGEMIPNKDTYCEIDPGVRDRFGIPVLRFAFRFSRQEVNQVAHGRRIAHALFERMNGRILDDPSLPPEKIMAAGGEIIHELGTARMGADARTSVVDSYGRAWDVDNLVLMDGAIFASGAHKNPTLTILALALRASERLAARFKSGAFA; encoded by the coding sequence ATGAGCCTCGATCCAGCGAGCGCCCCCGCCGACGTCATCATCGTCGGCTCGGGGGCTGCCGGCGGCATCGCGGCGTACAGCCTCACCAAGGCCGGGCTGCGCTGCCTGATGCTCGAGGCGGGGCGCGACTATGACCCGCAGCAAGAGGTCAACATGCTCGCGCCCGAAAGCGACGCGCCGCTCCGGGGCAGCGCGACCCCCGATAAGCCGTTCGGCTATTTCGACGCCACCGTCGACGGCGGCTGGGAGGTCGATGGCGAGCCCTATACCTCGACTAAGGGCAGCGGTTTCCGCTGGTGGCGGCCGCGGATGCTGGGCGGGCGGACCAATCACTGGGGCCGCCACGTGCCGCGCTGGGGCGCCTATGACTTCAAGCCCTTTTCGCGCGACGGACTCGGCGTCGACTGGCCGATCGGCTATGACGATGTCGCGCCCTTCTACGACCGGGTCGAGAAGATGATCGGCGTCAATGGCGGTCCGATCGGCCTAGAGAACCATCCCGATTCGCCCGCCGACTGCCTGATGCCGCCGCCCGCGCCGCGCGTGCCCGAGCTGCTGCTCAAGGCGACGGCCGAGAGCATGGGCATTCCCGTGCGGGCGGCGCATACCGCGGTGCTGACGCGCGACATGCCCGATGCCGTCGCACCGCGAAGCGCCTGCTTCAATGCGACGCCGTGTACGCGCGGCTGTACGATCGGCGCGATGTTCCAGACGACGACCTCGTTCCTGCCGATGGCGAAGGCGACGGGGCGGCTGACGGTGGTCACCGACGCGATGGTTTCGCGCGTGCTGACGAATCAGGCGGGCCGGGCGACCGGGGTCGAATATGTCGATCGCAAGACGGGCGTGCGGCATCAAGTCAGCGCGCGCGCGGTCGTGCTGGCGGGGGGCACGGGCGAGACGACGCGCTTGCTCCTCAATTCGGGCGAAGCGGGCAGGGGGCTTGCAAATTCGTCGGGCGAGCTCGGCCGCAACCTGACCGACTCCACCGGCGCATCGTTCAGCGCCTTCATCCCAGGCCTTGCCGACCGGCCGCGCTATAACGAGGACGGCATCGGCGGGCAGCACGTCTACATCCCGTTCTGGCTGTACGAGAAGCAGAAGCGCGGCGAGCTCGACTTCGCGCGCGGCTATCATTTCGAGGTGTGGGGCCGCTTCGGCGTGCCATCCGCCAACGTGCTGCCGCGCGCGTGGGGCGCCGATCTGAAGAAGGCGGTGCGCAGCGCCTCGGGGGCGACGATCGGGCTGTCGTTGCGCGGCGAGATGATCCCGAACAAGGATACCTATTGCGAGATCGATCCGGGGGTGAGGGATCGCTTCGGCATCCCGGTGCTGCGCTTCGCCTTCCGCTTCTCGCGCCAAGAGGTGAACCAGGTCGCGCATGGCCGCCGCATCGCGCACGCGTTGTTCGAACGGATGAACGGCCGGATCCTCGACGACCCGAGCCTGCCGCCCGAGAAGATCATGGCTGCGGGCGGCGAGATCATCCACGAGCTCGGCACTGCGCGGATGGGCGCCGATGCGCGAACGTCGGTGGTCGACAGCTATGGCCGCGCCTGGGACGTCGACAATCTCGTCCTCATGGACGGCGCGATCTTCGCCTCGGGCGCACACAAGAACCCCACGCTCACCATCCTGGCGCTCGCGCTGCGCGCCTCGGAGCGACTGGCGGCGCGCTTCAAGTCGGGAGCCTTCGCATGA